Genomic DNA from Rhodothermales bacterium:
ACCGCTCCGCGATCGTCCATATCGACCACATCAAGGAGATGATTCCCTGGTTCAGCGGACGCTACAAGCTGATCCTCTCGGGCGGGCACGAAGTGATCGCGAGCCGCGAGCGTTCGAAGGTATTAAAAGATCGGCTGATGGTCGATCTGAAGAAGTAAGTCCGTTTTTCACACCGGGCCGATCTGCCGCATACCGGGTGAAAAATATCCGTTTGGGGAGCTATTTGTCCTTCGCCGGCGTATATTCCGTTATTCTTGCAGGTTGCACTCCCATCCCATCGCTCTACATGCCGCAGCTCGTCGCACGCATCTGGGCAACGTCACTCCTGCTGGCCGCGCTCGTCGCCACGCCGGCCACCGCGCAGCCGACGCCGTTCGATTCCGTCCAGGTCCGTCTGCTCAAAAGCGCCCTGCCTCGAACCATCGTGGTCAGCGGCTCACAGGGGCTGGACCTCTTTTCGGCGAACGAGCCCAACGCCATCGCCCGGCTCAAGCCGAACGAAAAACTGACCATCACGACCAGCGGCTCCCGGCTGTATTTCAAGCTCCGCGATGCCGGCGGCATCTATGCCATCCGCCTTCGCCTCATCCAGCCGGACGATGGCGAACTGACGATCGAACTGGCCGAGGCGCAGAGCAAGCCGACGAGGGATCACATCTACAAAGGCCTGATGAAGGTGGAGGTCGACCCCACCCGCGCCGCCACCGTCAAAATGGTGAATCAGGTAGCGATTGAGGACTATGTTGAAAGCGTGCTGTCGAGCGAGTTCGGGTTCGAGGAACTCGAGGCCTCGAAGGCCATGGCGATCTGCATCCGCACCCTGTCCTGGCGGTCACTCCTGCAACACGGTCCCGAATACGAGCTGCCGGATCACGACATCTGGCAGGTCTACCACGGCGTCTCCCCGATAACGCGGACCGCGCGCGAGGCGACCCGCCGGACGGAAGGCCAGGTTATGACCTACGGCGGCGAGTTGATCGAGGCGGTTTATCATTCCTCGAGCGGCGGCTACACCGCGAACCACGAGGAAGTGTGGGACGCCCAGCTCGTCTTGCCCTATCTGCGCGGGAAACGCGACCCGTACGATGCGATTTCTCCCTATTCCGACTGGACCATCGAACTCCCCAAAAAGGAACTGCTCCAGGCGCTATCGGAAGATAACGACATGAAAGTCACCGGCATCCGGGTGGATGGCATCGGGCGGGATCGCCGCGTGAAAAACGTGCTCCTCCTCCAGAGCAACGGGGATCCGCGGTCGATCCGGAGCAATGCGTTCAGGTTGACCGTCAACCGCCGCTTCGGCAAGGACAAGCTGCGCAGCACCCTGTTCACGGTCGACAGCAAAGCCGACTCGTATGTCTTTACCGGCAAGGGCTTCGGGCACGGGGTCGGATTGAGCCAGTATGGCGCGCTGGAGATGTCGAAGCAAGGGCATCTGTACAACGAGATCCTCGCGTATTATTTTGAGGGCGTGACGGTGGGTCAACCATCCGGGTACGAGGAGCTCGTCGCCGGCAATGCCGGCAACGCCAACGTCCCGACCGCCCAGGCCATGGGCTTCCCGCGCGAGGAATCGCCTTCGAAGCCCGAGGTCGTGGAGGAAGCCCCGCCGATCCAGATTGACTTCGAGTTGCCCGCGCCGGCCGAGAGCGCGAAAAAGACGTCGCGACGCCGGATCGGGTGGTAATCCCCGGGGTATTCCGTACCCCTTCACCCCCTTCGATCCCTACCCCGTTGTTCACCCGAATTGCCTGCCTCGCCGTTCTCCTCTTCCTCTCCATGTCGCCTGCTCGCGCGCAGCAGCTGCCGGCGGACACCCTGTCTATGACGCTGCCCGGCATCGCGGTCGAGGCATCCCGCACGCCTTCGGCGGAATCGCCGCTGGCCGCCATGGGCATGGCCCGTTCCGAACGCGTCCAGTACGAGCCGGCGGTGAGCCTCGATGAGGTCCTGAGCGAACTGCCCGGGCTCTGGGTCAACGACCGCAACAACGCCGCCCTCGGCGAACGCATGTCGATCCGCGGGATGGGCTGGAGCAGTGCCTTCGGCGTCCGCGGCGTCCAGGTGATCCTCGACGGCATCCCCCTCACGATGCCCGACGGCCAGGCCATCACGGACATCATCGACCCCTCGATGATCCGCCGCGCCGAAATCGTGCGCGGTCCGGCCTCCTTTCTCTGGGGCAACGGCAGCGGCGGCGTGCTCTTCCTCTCCACCGACGACACCCGGCGTGAAGGGTATGCGCGGCTCCGCGGGGCCGGCGGCAGCGACGGCTTTCAGCAGCTGGCCGCCGAAGCCGTGGCCCTGCCGGGAGGTCAGCGCGTGCACGCTTTCGTGTCGGACAACCGGCGCGGCGGCTTTCGCGACTACAGCGCCAGCCGGCTGACGCGGGCCGCCCTGCACGGCGACATCGCGATCGGCACAAAAGCCCGACTGAAACTCATGGGCGCATTCGCCGACCAGGACGCTGAAAACCCCGGCGCCCTCACCCTCGCCCAGTTCGACGAAAACCCGAGCCAGGCGGACAGCCGCAACATCAATGCGCTCGCGGCCAAACGCAGCACGCAGTACCAGGCCGGCGCGTCCCTGTATCAGGATACCCCGTTCGGCCTGGCCCAGGTGACGCTCTACGGCATCCGGCGCGACCTCGACAACCCGCTCACGTTTGCCTACGTCGACCTCGGCCGGTCCGCCGGCGGCGCGCGCGTTTCGCTCCAGAAAGAGGGGCCGCTCTGGACCGTCGGCCTCGGCGCCGACGCCGGCCTGCAGTCGGACGATCGCCTCAACCTCAACAACGACGGCGGTCAGCCGGGCGACGTGCTGTCGCTCGACCAGCAGGAGGATGTCTCGAACGTCGCCGTCTACGGTTTCCTGACGACCCATCTCTCGCCGGCGTTCGACGTGAGCGTCGGGCTCCGTGCGGACCGCGTCCAGTTTTCGATGGAAGATCATCTGCTTTCCAACGGAGACCAGTCGGGCGACCGGACGTTCTCGGCCGTGAGCCCATCCATCGCCCTCTCCTACCGCCTGAAGCAGACGCACCTCTACGGAAACGTCCGCACGGGCTTCGAGACGCCGACCACCACCGAACTCGTCAACCGCCCCGACCTCACGGGCGGCTTCAACCCGGACGCCGACCCGCAGCGTGTGTTTGGTGTGGAGGCCGGCGTGCGCGGCTCCATCGGCGGCGAGGGCGTCCGCTACGACGTGGCGCTCTACAGCATGCGCATCACCGATCGCCTGGCGCCGTTCCAGACCGAAGCCGGCGGCGACCGCACCTTCTACCGGAACAGCGGGGCCAATACGCACCAGGGCGTCGAGGCGTTCGTCACCTTCCCGGTGGCGCCGGGGCTCGACCTTTCGGCGACCTACACGGGGGGCCTCTACGAATACGATGAGGATGATCTGGCCGGCAAACGCCTGCCCGGGGTTCCGGATCACCGCCTGTACGCGTCGGCCCGCTACGCCGTCGGCCCGCTCTGGGTGCGGGTGTCGAGCGAAAGCGTGTCGTCCTATTACGTCGACGACGCCAACTCCGCGAAAAACGAAGGCTACACGATTCTCGACCTCAACGTCGGCGGCAAACTCGGCAAGGGACGCTACACGGCGATGCCGTTCGTACGGCTCGCCAACGCGCTTGACCGGACCTACGCCGGCTCGATCGTCGTGAACGCCTTCGGGGGGCGCTATTTCGAGCCGTCGCCGGGGCGCAGCATCCAGGCCGGCCTGAACGTGACGCTCTGACTCAGCGGTCGATGCGCCACCACGGCGCGCCGCCCTGGCGCCAGCCGGCGCGCGCCATGCGCGGCGTCGTAAAGGCCCAGGCCGCCGCGCCCGTACGGCTCATGAGCAAGAGCCCGCCCGTGGCGCCGTGGCCGTCGGCATTCTGGACGCGCCCGAACAGATCGTCCATGCGCTCCCGCGCGGCATCGACCGGCATGGCGCCGCGCCCGACGGCGTCGACAGCGCGCGCACACAGCGCGACGGTCGCAATCGCTTCGCCCCATCCCGTGGCGCTCGCCGCGGCCCCGTCATCCGCGTAGAAGCCGCATCCCGGCAGCGGCGAATCCCCGATACGACCCGACGGGCGGAAGGGCGTCCCGCCGGTGGAGGTCGCCGCCGCCAGCCGGCCCGCTGCATCGAGCGCGACACATCCCACGGTTCCACGCGGGGCCGGCTCCCGGTGAAACGGATGGCTGGTGTGGTAGCCCTCTCGATCGCGAAGCCGTTCGTAGCGCGCGCGTTCGCGCGGGTGCACCAGCGCGGCCGGCTCCACGAGCATCAGCCCCTGCTCACGCGCGAAGGCCTCGGCGCCGCCCCCCGCAAGCAGACAAAACTCACCGCGTCCTACCTCACGAATCCGATCGGCCGCGCAGATCGGGTTGGCCACCGTGCGAACCCCGGCCACCGCGCCAAAGCGCAAGGTGCTGCCGCACATGATGCCGGCATCCAGTTCCACCGTCCCCTCGCGCGTGAGCACCGCTCCCCTGCCGGCATCGAACGCGCCGTGTGTCTCGAGCAGGGCTACAACCTCCCGAACCGTCCGCACGGCCGTCGCCCCCTCGGCAAGCAGGCGGCTCCCGAGTCCGACTGCCTGCTCGAGGCCGTCGAGATGATCCGGGCATTCCTCGTCCGGAATATCCCAGGCTCCCCCATGAATGAGCAGGGCCGGCCCGGGCCCGTGCAGCGCTCCTGCGACAACTTGTGACGCCATGGTGTATCTCGATCCCGTGGTGGTTGATGAAGCGCGGGAAGATACGACCGGAGCCGCCGCACCCGCCAGGAGGCGCCGGCGGGCCGGTGGCATGCCTTTTTTGTGAAGCCTGTAACACCCGTCGGAGCCCACCCGTACTGGCTTCCGAAACCCCTTCCGAAACGTAGTTTGCAAAGGATTTGTATGCGTATACTCCTGTCGTTCGCCAGTTTGTTGTTGATGGCCTTCGTACTGACCGCTTCCAGCGGATGCAGCGGCGAGGCCCAATCCAAGGCGCCCGAGGACGAAAAAGAGGAAGAAACATCGATCCCCGTGGAGGCCGTCACCGCGTCGATGGGCCCCATATCAGCCTACTATACGGGGACCGCATCCCTTGAGGCCGAGGAAGAGGCGAGCGTAGCCACCAAGGCCGGCGGCGTTGTCACCCAGCTGTTTGTCGAGGAAGGGCAATACGTCAAAGCCGGCCAGGCCCTGGCGCAGCTCGACGGCGAACGCCTCGCGCTCGAACTGGCCCGTTCGGAAGTCAACCTGAACAAGCTGAAACGGGAGCACGAGCGCAATACGGGGCTGTACGAGAAGCAGCTTATTTCCGTGGAAGAGTACGAGCGCATCCGGTCCGACTTCGAGGCGCAGCAAGCGGCCTACAACCTCGCGAAGCTCGAACTCGACTATACGACCATCCGCGCCCCGATCTCGGGCATCATCGCCCAGCGCCACATCAAGGTCGGCAATACGCTCCGGATCAACGACCCTGCCTTTCACATCTCCGATTTCGACCCGCTTCTCGCCGTGATGTACGCGCCGGAGCGCGAACTGGGCAAACTGCGCGTGGGACAGGAGGCGAGGTTGTCGGTGGATGCCCTCGCCCAGAACGTGTTCAGCGGGACGATCAAACGCATCAGCCCGATCGTCGACCCCGAAACCGGTACGTTCAAGGTGACCATCGAGGTCAGGGACGCCAGCAAGCAGCTGAAGCCCGGCATGTTCGGGCGGATCCAGATCGTCTACGACACCCGCGAGAGCACCCTGCTGGTCCCCAAGGAAGCCGTCGTTGAAGAGGACGAAGTCGCTTCGGTATACATCGTCCAGAACGGCGAGGCGTTCCGCAAGACCGTCGAGCGGGGCTACAACGACAGCCGGCATTTCGAGATTCTGTCGGGCATCGTCGAGGGCGACACCGTGATCACCGCCGGCCAGGCCAGCCTCCGCGACAGCAGTCGCGTGGATGTCATCTGGCGCTGAGTTTAACGTTCCAAGATCTTGGTTTAAGGGGATTCTGTAGCACGAGCTCGCCTCATGCTGCCTGTCCTTGAACATTGAACCTATTCCCTTGAACTGTCCATGAGCATCATCGACCTCTCGATTCGGCGGCGCGTCACCATCGCCATGTTCACGCTGGCGGTGCTGTTGTTCGGAACGGTCTCGCTGAGCCGGCTTTCGCTCAATCTGCTGCCGGACCTCACGTTCCCGACCCTCACGGTGCGCACGACCTACGAAGGCGCCGCGCCGGCGGAGATCGAAAACCTGATCTCCAAACCGATCGAGGAAGCGCTGGGCGTCGTCAAGAACCTCGTCAAGCTCGAGTCGATCTCACGC
This window encodes:
- a CDS encoding SpoIID/LytB domain-containing protein is translated as MPQLVARIWATSLLLAALVATPATAQPTPFDSVQVRLLKSALPRTIVVSGSQGLDLFSANEPNAIARLKPNEKLTITTSGSRLYFKLRDAGGIYAIRLRLIQPDDGELTIELAEAQSKPTRDHIYKGLMKVEVDPTRAATVKMVNQVAIEDYVESVLSSEFGFEELEASKAMAICIRTLSWRSLLQHGPEYELPDHDIWQVYHGVSPITRTAREATRRTEGQVMTYGGELIEAVYHSSSGGYTANHEEVWDAQLVLPYLRGKRDPYDAISPYSDWTIELPKKELLQALSEDNDMKVTGIRVDGIGRDRRVKNVLLLQSNGDPRSIRSNAFRLTVNRRFGKDKLRSTLFTVDSKADSYVFTGKGFGHGVGLSQYGALEMSKQGHLYNEILAYYFEGVTVGQPSGYEELVAGNAGNANVPTAQAMGFPREESPSKPEVVEEAPPIQIDFELPAPAESAKKTSRRRIGW
- a CDS encoding TonB-dependent receptor, with amino-acid sequence MSPARAQQLPADTLSMTLPGIAVEASRTPSAESPLAAMGMARSERVQYEPAVSLDEVLSELPGLWVNDRNNAALGERMSIRGMGWSSAFGVRGVQVILDGIPLTMPDGQAITDIIDPSMIRRAEIVRGPASFLWGNGSGGVLFLSTDDTRREGYARLRGAGGSDGFQQLAAEAVALPGGQRVHAFVSDNRRGGFRDYSASRLTRAALHGDIAIGTKARLKLMGAFADQDAENPGALTLAQFDENPSQADSRNINALAAKRSTQYQAGASLYQDTPFGLAQVTLYGIRRDLDNPLTFAYVDLGRSAGGARVSLQKEGPLWTVGLGADAGLQSDDRLNLNNDGGQPGDVLSLDQQEDVSNVAVYGFLTTHLSPAFDVSVGLRADRVQFSMEDHLLSNGDQSGDRTFSAVSPSIALSYRLKQTHLYGNVRTGFETPTTTELVNRPDLTGGFNPDADPQRVFGVEAGVRGSIGGEGVRYDVALYSMRITDRLAPFQTEAGGDRTFYRNSGANTHQGVEAFVTFPVAPGLDLSATYTGGLYEYDEDDLAGKRLPGVPDHRLYASARYAVGPLWVRVSSESVSSYYVDDANSAKNEGYTILDLNVGGKLGKGRYTAMPFVRLANALDRTYAGSIVVNAFGGRYFEPSPGRSIQAGLNVTL
- a CDS encoding isoaspartyl peptidase/L-asparaginase; amino-acid sequence: MASQVVAGALHGPGPALLIHGGAWDIPDEECPDHLDGLEQAVGLGSRLLAEGATAVRTVREVVALLETHGAFDAGRGAVLTREGTVELDAGIMCGSTLRFGAVAGVRTVANPICAADRIREVGRGEFCLLAGGGAEAFAREQGLMLVEPAALVHPRERARYERLRDREGYHTSHPFHREPAPRGTVGCVALDAAGRLAAATSTGGTPFRPSGRIGDSPLPGCGFYADDGAAASATGWGEAIATVALCARAVDAVGRGAMPVDAARERMDDLFGRVQNADGHGATGGLLLMSRTGAAAWAFTTPRMARAGWRQGGAPWWRIDR
- a CDS encoding efflux RND transporter periplasmic adaptor subunit, which translates into the protein MRILLSFASLLLMAFVLTASSGCSGEAQSKAPEDEKEEETSIPVEAVTASMGPISAYYTGTASLEAEEEASVATKAGGVVTQLFVEEGQYVKAGQALAQLDGERLALELARSEVNLNKLKREHERNTGLYEKQLISVEEYERIRSDFEAQQAAYNLAKLELDYTTIRAPISGIIAQRHIKVGNTLRINDPAFHISDFDPLLAVMYAPERELGKLRVGQEARLSVDALAQNVFSGTIKRISPIVDPETGTFKVTIEVRDASKQLKPGMFGRIQIVYDTRESTLLVPKEAVVEEDEVASVYIVQNGEAFRKTVERGYNDSRHFEILSGIVEGDTVITAGQASLRDSSRVDVIWR